The DNA segment GCTGGCGCTGGTGTTTGCATTGCTGTTGCTGATCGGCCTGTCTGCTTTGGTGTTGATCCTGCTCTGGGATACTTATCGCCTGGCCGGGATCATCGGCCTGTGCGTGTTCTACGTCCTGGCGGCGGGGTTCTGTGGATTGCGTCTGAAGGCTGCGGTCTTCGATGAATCCTCGCCCTTCCACGGCACCCTGGAAGAATTGGCCAACGATCGGGAGCGCCTGTTGCCATGAGCCTGCCTGAACTGCCACACAACAGCTCGCGCCGGGAAATGCGCAAGGCGCTGATTCGCCTGCGCATGGAAATGCATCGTCAGGAAATCCGCCACGAAGCCGGGCAAGTGCTGCAACCCTTGCAGCGCATGCGGGGGATGAAGCAAAACCTGCAAGACGGCTTCGGCATCAAGCATGCGCCGCTATGGGGCGTGGCCGCCGTCACCCTGCTGGGTTTCATTACCGGCAAAGGCGCAAAAAGCGGCGGCGTCGGCGGGTTGACCCGGCTGATCCGTCTGGGCACCAGCCTCGGGCCGCTGATCAGACTGGTGATGCAGAGTTCGGGCAAACGCTGAACCGACGTATCTGGCTGCATTCTTGCAATATCCGGGATTGAACCTCCTCACCCCGAGGTTCAATCCCGCACGCCTATCCGGCCGGCAGGGTTTACCCCGAACAAGAACAACTAAGGAGGCCCCGTGATCGACGGGCAACCGCTCGCCTGCTTTCAACCTTTCATCGATACCGCTACCGGACGAATTGCAGGCGTCGAAGCCCTCGGTCGACTGCGCCAGCCTGACGGCCAATTGGCCTCGGTCGGGCCCTTGTTCGCCGACCCGCGCACACCTGCCATGGCCCTGCGGCGCCTCGACCGCCAGATCCGTGACCACGCCCTGAGCCGACTGCATGAAGCCCCTGCCGAATGGTTTCTGAGCCTGAACATGTCGCCGCGCTGGATCAGTCGCCTGCGCGCGGATCAGCCCCTGCCCAGTCTCAAGCAAATGCTGCGACACGGCGTCGATCCGCAACGCATCGTGTTCGAGATCACTGAACTGGGCGGCAACAGTCAGCGTCTGACCGACGTGGTCGGCCGTTATCGTGAGGCCGGCGCGCGGATTGC comes from the Pseudomonas sp. RSB 5.4 genome and includes:
- a CDS encoding phage holin family protein; translated protein: MSIGESGLGSGTTSSTRRLGAAVLGLLHSHVELFGIELQEQKARTVSLLLFAGLALVFALLLLIGLSALVLILLWDTYRLAGIIGLCVFYVLAAGFCGLRLKAAVFDESSPFHGTLEELANDRERLLP